The DNA window GGTAGGCATGTCGATGACCGAGGTGGCGGTCCAGGCCACCCGGCTGCGGGTGAGCTGAACCGCTCACCGAGCCGCCCTGGGCCACCTCCGGTACAGTCAGGAGTTGGGACAGGCCGATAAAATTGGGCGTTGAGGTCCGAGATGGGAATGATTGAGCGGTTCGCGCGGTTAAGGGAGTTATAAGTACCGCCGGCAGCTATACCCGCGCCCTTGTTTCCTGTGCAATGGTGTACTCCGCAAATGGGCTGCCGGGCCCGAAAGGTCCGGCACGAGACAGCCGGACACCCGCCCCGACGTGGGCGGACCGTCGATCCGGTGATGGAGGAAACGTGCCGAGAGCCCCATGGCGCCGGCGTCGTACGACTGACAGTCCGCGCCCCGCAGGGCGTCGCTGGGCGGGCCGGTTGCGCCGCAGCAGCACGTTCGCCCGCCAGGTGCTGCTGGTCCGGGTGGGCCGCCGGGACGGCCTGGCCGGTCCCCGGGCCGACCTGGTCACCCCCGACCACCGCTACGCCGACCGCCAGCGCATCCGCTACGCCCGGCTCGACGCCGACGTCGAGGCGCTACGCCCGATCAGCCCGGCGCTGCCGGCGACCGCACCGGTCGACGAGTCCCCGGCGATGTCGATCCCGCTGCTGCCGGGTGAGCGCACCGCCGCGCGGCGTGCCAAGTTCGCACTCGTCAACGCGTGCACCCTGAGCAGCCTCATGCTCGGCATGCTGGCCATCTTCCTGGCCATGCAGGGCGAGGTGCGGCTGGCCGCGGTCTGCCTGATCGCGTGCGTCGCGTTCGACGGCCTCGACGGCGCGCTGGCCCGCAAGCTCGGCGTGGCCAGCCCGTTCGGCGCGCAGATGGACTCGCTCGCCGACATGTGCTCGTTCGGCCTCGCCGCGCCGGTGGTGGTCTACGCCTCGCTGGCCGGTTCGGTGCCGCCGGCGGCCGCCGCGGTCGCCTGCGCGCTGGTCGCCGCGTGCGCGGCCATCCGGCTCGCCCGCTTCAACGTCTCGCCGAAGGACGGCCGCTTCTTCTGCGGCGTGCCCACCACCATGGCGGCCATGGTGCTCGCCCTGACCGTGGCGATCGGCGTGCCGGTCCCCGGCCTGGTCATGGTCGCCGGCGTGGCGCTGCTCGCCTTCGCCATGGTGTCGAGCTTCCCCTACGCCAAGCTCGCCCGGCTGCTGAAGCTGCCGCCGTGGCTCTGGTTCGTCCCGGTGGTCGGCGCGCTCGTCGACATCCGGCTCACCTTCGCCCTCGTGGTGATGGGCTACCTGGTCAGCGGCCCGCTGCTCTGGCTGCACCAGCGTCGCGCCGCCTGAGCCGACGACACGTACGACACGAAGGGCGCCGCTCGCGAGCGGCGCCCTTCGTCGTGTGCTTCCGGCGTCAGCGCCAGCGGGCGATGACGGTGGACCCGCCGACCACCTTGTCGCCGGGGCCGACCAGCGGATCCGCGGTGTCGGCCGGCAGGTAGACGTCGGTGCGCGAGCCGAACCGGATCAGGCCGAACCGCTCGCCCTTCGCCAGCAGCGAGCCGACCGGCGCGCGCTGCACGATCCGGCGGGCGATCAGCCCGGTGCGCTGGGCCACGACCACGGTGCCCCGGTCGGTGTCCAGCACCGTGTACGCCGCCACGTTGTGCTCGGCGTCCGGCTTCATGGCGTTGACGAACCCGCCGTCGGCGACGAAGTAGTCGACCACCTTGCCGGCCACCGGCGCGCGGTTGACGTGCACGTCGAGCACCGACAGGAAGACCGCGATCCGCAGCCACTCGCCGTCGCCGAAGCGCTCGTCCTGCAACCGCTGGACGGACAGCACCTGGCCGTCCGCGGAGGCGACCACTGCCGACGGGTCCTCCGGGACGTCCCGCTCCGGGTCGCGGAAGAACGCGGCCACCGGCCCGGCGGCCAGCGCCGGCAGCAGCCACAGCTTGGACTTCGGCCGGACGGCCCGGGTCAGGGCGGCCAGGCCGAGCGTGACACCGGCGGCGGCCACCCCGTTCGAGTCGATGTGCATCCGCCGGCTGAGCGGCACGCTCGACGGCCGGTACGCCGGCGAGAGCGAGGCGGCCAGCGCGGCCGGCGCCGGGGTGAAGCGCAGGTGGTGGACGCGCACCGGCGGGGAGTTGCGCAGCACCAGGTCGGTGCGGACGCCGTGCAGCACGCCCTGCCGGTCCAGCTCGGCGCCGGCGCCCTCGGTGCGGAACAGTGGCGCGCAGACGCTCAGCACCCCGCCCTCGGCAAGGTAATTGGACAACCCGTCCACCGCCGCGCGGGCCTCGTCGCCGGTGCCGGTGAACGGCTCGGCGACGACCACCACGGCGGCGGCGTCCGCCTCGGCGAGCGTGTCGACCACGCGGACCCGGTCGGCGACCCAGCGCCCCTGGGCGGTCACGTGCTCGCGCAGCGTCGCCGCGGAGAACCCCTTGGCCGGCACGACGACCAGCCGGTCGCCCGGGAGCAGCGCCTCGATCGTCGCGGCCAGCACCGCGGACTCCGGGGTCGCGCCGACCAGCAGGCCGGCCTTCGAGTCGTTACGCCGGGCGAACTCGGCGGCGAGCGTACGGGCGGCGCGCTCGCCGAGGCGGACCGCACCGGAGGGACCGGTGACGCGCACGGCGGGGGACTGGGTCATGTCGGATGGACTCCTGACGAGGTAGCGACGGACGGGGCCGCGGGCGGTGTCGCGGCCGACCGGCCGGACGGGGCGGGGGCCGGGAGCGCCGGGCACGGTCGGGGTGGCACGGACCGGACGGCAGCGGCGAGATCTCCCGCGACCAGCATAGGCCGCGGCGCGGAGCCGCCGCACCGGTGCGGTCAGACCGGCGGCTCCGCCGAGGTACGCCGGCCGGCGGGCGGCTCGCCGGCCTTGGGGTCGACCGACGGCAGTTCGCGGGTGACCGGGGTGGACCGGTCCTCGGGATCGAGCACTGACGGTTCCCCGGTCGGCGACCGCAGCCGCTCCCCGTCGGTGAGCGGGTCCTCGTGCGCCGGGGCGGGCAGGTCGCGCACGGCGTCGGTGGGCCACTCGTCAGCCCTGGTCGGGGCCGCGCCGGCGTCGGCCGGGGTGCCGTCCCGCCACGGCGCAGCCACGGTCGCCTCCGGCTGGCCGGGCCCGTCCGGCTGGCCGGGCCCGTCCGGCTGGCCCGGCCCGTCCGGCTGGCCGAGCGCGTCCGGCCGGGCCGGCTGGTCCGGACCGCGGACCGAGCGCAGCGCACCGACCAGGCCGAGCAGGCCGATCACGACCAGCCCGCCGGCCAGGAACCAGCCGACCGGGGGCACGGCCAACCCGAGGATCCGGGCCAGCAGCCACCAGAGCGCGAGCCCCAGGAAGACGAGACCGAAGGCGAACGACACGATGTCCGTCCGGTGGGCCTTCACCGGGTCACCTCCAGATTTCCGGCGTTCAAGTGGACGTAGAGGCGCAGGGTGCCCCCGCCGGGGCCGTCCGCGCCGGCGTCGGTGCTCTCCCAGTGACGGCCGTTCAGCCCGCCGGTGCGCCGGCCGAAGACGGACGCCTCGCCGGCGTTGACGTCGGCCACCGTGGTCACGTCCACGTTCGGCGGCACGACCACCGTCGCGTTGCCGAGGTTCACGTCGACGGTCACCTGGATGTCCTGCTTGTCGAAGTCGAGGCCGCGTAGGTCGAGCACCGCGTCGCCGAAGTTGTTCTCGTAACGGTCGGCCAGGTCGCGGCGGTCGGTCGGGGCCCAGGTGACGTTGCCGTCGATGCCCCGGACCCGGTCGTAGGACTCGGCGACGGTGGCGACGCCGAGCGCGGCGGCGGTCACCAGACCGAGAGCGATCAGCCAGCGCGCCCTACCGAACCAGGTGCCCACGAGCAGCCCGAGGCCGATGGTGGCGAGCGCCGCGGCGAAGTAGCCGGCGGCGCCGACCGGGAACACGTCCAGCAGGTCGAGCATCGCCACCAGGCCGAGCGCCAGGAAGATCAGCGAGAAGGTGATCGCGCCGAGCGGGGAGCGCTCCTTCGGCCGCTTCGGCGGTCGCGGTGGCCGGGCGGGCGCCGGGGTCGGCGGCGGCCCGGCGTACGGGCCGTGCGGGGCGAAGGGCGGGCGGTAACCGCCCGGCGGCAGCGGGGCGCCGACCGGCGTGGGCGGCGGCACGGCAGCCGGCTCGCCGACCGGGGCGCCGGTGGTCGGCGCGGCGGCCCAGACCGGCGTGGGGCCGGAGGCCGGCCACCCGGCGGTGTCACCGGCGCTGCCGGCCACCCCCGGCATCGCGACCGTCGTCCGCTCCGGCCGGCCCGGCCGGGTGCCGGCCGCGGCGGGCCACCCGGGGGCGGGCAGCGGCGTGGCCGGGTAGCCGGGTTCGGTGAGCGTCGGGGGTGCGAGTGGGTAGCCGGGCTCGGTGAGCGTCGGGGGCGCGGGTGGGTAGCCGGGCTCGGTGAGCGTCGGGGGCGCGGGTGGGTAGCCGGGCTCGGCACGGGTGGAGGACGCGGGCGGGTAGCCGGGCTCGGCGAGCGTGGCCGGGTGGCCGGTGTCGGGCCGGCGGGGTGACGTGAGGTCTTCCGCCCCGGTCCGGACGCCCGCGCCCGAGGGCGCGCTCCCCGCCGGCCAGGTCGACGGTGTGACGCCGACCGGTCCGCCGGGTCCGGACGAGCCCGGGGCTCCGGCCGGGGGCGCGTACCCGCCGGGCCAGGGCGTCCCGGGCGGGCCCGGCGCCGCGCCGGCGCGGGCGCCGAAGCCGCGCTGGTCGCGGTTGAGCATCAGCGCGCCGCCGATCAGGATCACGGCGCCCAGCAGGATGGCCCGGAACCCGTCGGTGACGACGTACGCGAAGCCGACCGCGACCACGATGCCGAGCACGATGACGGTGATCGGGGACATGCTGGAGCGGCCCCGGCCGAGCATCGACTCCACCGGCGAGGCGGTGTCCCCCTCGCCCGGGATGATCAGCCAGGCGGCGACGTAGACGAGCAGCCCGATGCCGCCGAAGAAGCCGAGCACGGCCAGCAGGACGCGCCAGAGCACCGGGTCGGTGTTGGTGGCCCGGCCGACGGCCGCGCACACCCCGGCCAGGTAGCGACCCTCCCGGGGCCGGATCAGCCCGTAGCGGGTGGTGAAGCCGGCGGCGCCGGGCGGTGGGGCGTACCCACCGGGTGGTGGCTCGGCGAACGGCGAGCCGCCGGGCGGCGGAGGCGTCCCGTCGGCGGCGGACGCCGCCCCCGGCGGGGGCGGCGGCGGGTCGTCAGGTGCTGCCGCCCAGGGGCGGGGCGGACGGGCAGCGTCGTCGGTCATGCCTCCGATACTGCTGCCCCGGCCGCCCGGACGACCTCAGGAACCGACCCTGACGCCACCCTGAGATCCGCCGATGGTGAATGTCCGGGGCGTCCCCGTGGTCCCTGGCGATCCTGGCGTGTGACGATCGGGGCGTCGGCCGTCGCCGGCACCTCCGCGCCGACCCGGGAGCTGAAGATCAGCAGCACCGTCACCCCGCATCCCCCGCGCCTCTACCGGGCCACCGAGCACCGGTTGGCCGCCGGGGTGGCCGCCGGCATCGCCGAGCACCTGGGCATCCCGGTGCTCCGGGTCCGGGTGGCGTTCATGGTGCTGCTCGGGCTGAGCGGTCTCGGCCTGTTGCTCTACGCCGCCTTCTGGGCGGTGGTCCCGCCCCGGCCCGGCGACACCGCCGCCCCGCCCCGCCGCGACCTGGCCCAACTGCTGCCGTTCGTGGCGATCGGGCTGGGCGTGCTGCTGCTCCAGGTGGTCGCGTTCGACTCGGTCGGCGCGGCCGGCACCGCCGGTTGGCTGGTGGCGATCATCGCGGTCGGCGCCGGCGTCATCTGGCACCAGTCCGGGCCGGAGCGACGCCGGCAGTGGGGCGACTCGGCGGTGCCCTGGCTGGGCGCGGTGGTGGAGGAGAGCGACCGGCGGGCGTTCGTGCTCCGCTTCATCGGCGGCGGCGTGCTCGTCGCGGTCGGCATCATCGGTGTGGCCGCGGTCTACTCGCCGGCGCAGAACTTCGACGCGGTGCTCAACGGCGTCATCTTCGCGCTGGTCGGGCTGGCCGGCGTCGGTCTGGTGACCGGCCCCGTGCTCTGGCGCACCTGGAACCAGCTCCGCTCGGAGCGGGAGGGGCGGATCCGCGAGCAGGAGCGGGCCGAACTGGCCGCCATGGTGCACGACCAGGTGCTGCACACGCTCGCCCTGATCCAGCGCAACGCCAGCGACGTCAAGACCGTGCAGCGGCTGGCCCGGGGTCAGGAGCGCTCGCTGCGCAACTGGCTCTACAAGCCGACCGCCTCGCCGACCGAACGCTTCGCGGCCGCCCTGGAACAGGCCGCGGCCGAGGTGGAGGACACCTTCGCGATCACCGTCGAGGCGGTGGTGGTCGGCGACCGGGAGACCGACGAGCGGGTCGGGGCGCTGGTCGCCGCCGCCCGCGAGGCGCTGGTCAACGCGGCCCGGCACGCCGGGGTGCGGACCGTGTCGCTCTACGCCGAGGTGGAGCCGGAGCAGGTGAGCGTCTTCGTGCGGGACCGGGGCAAGGGCTTCGACCCCGATACGGTGGAGAATCACCGGCACGGTGTCCGGGGCTCGATCATCGGACGGATGAAACGGCACGGCGGCCGGGCGGAGATCCGGTCCGAGCCGGGAGAAGGGACCGAGGTCCGGCTGATCCTGCCGATCAGCGGCTCCGGCGCCACGGCGGAAAGGGACAGATGACCATGTCCGAGCAGGAACCGGTCGAGGGCGCGGCGCCGCGCGGGCCGCTGCGGGTGTTCCTCGTCGACGACCACGCCATGTTCCGCGCCGGCGTCCGCGCCGAGCTGGGCACCCGGGTCGAGGTGGTGGGCGAGGCCAGCTCGGTGGCCGAGGCGGTGGCCCGGATCGCGGCCACCCGGCCGGACGTGGTGCTGCTCGACGTGCACATGCCCGACGGTGGCGGCCGGGCCGTGCTGGAGGCGATGCGGCGGTCCCACCCGCAGGTGAAGTTCCTGGCGCTGAGCGTCTCCGACGCGGCGGAGGACGTGATCGGCCTGATCCGGGCGGGTGCCCGGGGCTACGTCACCAAGACCATCTCGCCGGAGGAGCTGACGGACGCGATCCGCCGGGTGGCCGACGGGGACGCGGTGTTCAGCCCACGGCTGGCCGGGTTCGTGCTGGACGCGTTCGCGTCCCGGCCGGACGCGCCGGTCGCCGACCCGGAGCTGGACCAGCTCACCAACCGGGAGCGCGAGGTGCTCCGGCTGCTCGCCCGGGGGTACGCGTACAAGGAGATCGCCAAGGAGCTGTTCATC is part of the Micromonospora sp. WMMD980 genome and encodes:
- a CDS encoding CDP-alcohol phosphatidyltransferase family protein — translated: MRRSSTFARQVLLVRVGRRDGLAGPRADLVTPDHRYADRQRIRYARLDADVEALRPISPALPATAPVDESPAMSIPLLPGERTAARRAKFALVNACTLSSLMLGMLAIFLAMQGEVRLAAVCLIACVAFDGLDGALARKLGVASPFGAQMDSLADMCSFGLAAPVVVYASLAGSVPPAAAAVACALVAACAAIRLARFNVSPKDGRFFCGVPTTMAAMVLALTVAIGVPVPGLVMVAGVALLAFAMVSSFPYAKLARLLKLPPWLWFVPVVGALVDIRLTFALVVMGYLVSGPLLWLHQRRAA
- a CDS encoding phosphatidylserine decarboxylase — translated: MTQSPAVRVTGPSGAVRLGERAARTLAAEFARRNDSKAGLLVGATPESAVLAATIEALLPGDRLVVVPAKGFSAATLREHVTAQGRWVADRVRVVDTLAEADAAAVVVVAEPFTGTGDEARAAVDGLSNYLAEGGVLSVCAPLFRTEGAGAELDRQGVLHGVRTDLVLRNSPPVRVHHLRFTPAPAALAASLSPAYRPSSVPLSRRMHIDSNGVAAAGVTLGLAALTRAVRPKSKLWLLPALAAGPVAAFFRDPERDVPEDPSAVVASADGQVLSVQRLQDERFGDGEWLRIAVFLSVLDVHVNRAPVAGKVVDYFVADGGFVNAMKPDAEHNVAAYTVLDTDRGTVVVAQRTGLIARRIVQRAPVGSLLAKGERFGLIRFGSRTDVYLPADTADPLVGPGDKVVGGSTVIARWR
- a CDS encoding PspC domain-containing protein, with the protein product MTDDAARPPRPWAAAPDDPPPPPPGAASAADGTPPPPGGSPFAEPPPGGYAPPPGAAGFTTRYGLIRPREGRYLAGVCAAVGRATNTDPVLWRVLLAVLGFFGGIGLLVYVAAWLIIPGEGDTASPVESMLGRGRSSMSPITVIVLGIVVAVGFAYVVTDGFRAILLGAVILIGGALMLNRDQRGFGARAGAAPGPPGTPWPGGYAPPAGAPGSSGPGGPVGVTPSTWPAGSAPSGAGVRTGAEDLTSPRRPDTGHPATLAEPGYPPASSTRAEPGYPPAPPTLTEPGYPPAPPTLTEPGYPLAPPTLTEPGYPATPLPAPGWPAAAGTRPGRPERTTVAMPGVAGSAGDTAGWPASGPTPVWAAAPTTGAPVGEPAAVPPPTPVGAPLPPGGYRPPFAPHGPYAGPPPTPAPARPPRPPKRPKERSPLGAITFSLIFLALGLVAMLDLLDVFPVGAAGYFAAALATIGLGLLVGTWFGRARWLIALGLVTAAALGVATVAESYDRVRGIDGNVTWAPTDRRDLADRYENNFGDAVLDLRGLDFDKQDIQVTVDVNLGNATVVVPPNVDVTTVADVNAGEASVFGRRTGGLNGRHWESTDAGADGPGGGTLRLYVHLNAGNLEVTR
- a CDS encoding ATP-binding protein — its product is MKISSTVTPHPPRLYRATEHRLAAGVAAGIAEHLGIPVLRVRVAFMVLLGLSGLGLLLYAAFWAVVPPRPGDTAAPPRRDLAQLLPFVAIGLGVLLLQVVAFDSVGAAGTAGWLVAIIAVGAGVIWHQSGPERRRQWGDSAVPWLGAVVEESDRRAFVLRFIGGGVLVAVGIIGVAAVYSPAQNFDAVLNGVIFALVGLAGVGLVTGPVLWRTWNQLRSEREGRIREQERAELAAMVHDQVLHTLALIQRNASDVKTVQRLARGQERSLRNWLYKPTASPTERFAAALEQAAAEVEDTFAITVEAVVVGDRETDERVGALVAAAREALVNAARHAGVRTVSLYAEVEPEQVSVFVRDRGKGFDPDTVENHRHGVRGSIIGRMKRHGGRAEIRSEPGEGTEVRLILPISGSGATAERDR
- a CDS encoding response regulator transcription factor, with protein sequence MSEQEPVEGAAPRGPLRVFLVDDHAMFRAGVRAELGTRVEVVGEASSVAEAVARIAATRPDVVLLDVHMPDGGGRAVLEAMRRSHPQVKFLALSVSDAAEDVIGLIRAGARGYVTKTISPEELTDAIRRVADGDAVFSPRLAGFVLDAFASRPDAPVADPELDQLTNREREVLRLLARGYAYKEIAKELFISIKTVETHVSNVLRKLQMSNRYELSRWAADRRLV